From the Tachyglossus aculeatus isolate mTacAcu1 chromosome 21, mTacAcu1.pri, whole genome shotgun sequence genome, one window contains:
- the LOC119942855 gene encoding zinc finger protein 805-like, whose translation MAGGQAPTRLQVAFEEVAVYFCEEEWRALSARQQQLYKDVMRDNYMALRSLGWAETKPDLVFQIERGEEPWARAALSSRAGANWKCFPPDAEPTALLAFSSTSLEPSSDDPFLPGFLQPSHTPSRCPWAREAELQYEEERGSANKEAEEENLPLGRAVQDGTGPRSKDTGDRVSLSGASWARSPAAERDEPLVHGPGGSSGSCGGLGVDLTHEPALQRAEGPELPALQRQAQSLKENIGSIVQELRTARLHLASIGNALLVCSSQFLSRPTNAPDP comes from the exons ATGGCCGGAGGACAGGCGCCAACCCG GTTGCAGGTGGCTTTCGAGGAGGTGGCCGTCTATTTCTGtgaggaggagtggagggcgcTGTCAGCGAGGCAGCAGCAGCTTTACAAGGATGTGATGAGGGACAACTACATGGCCCTGCGCTCTCTAG GTTGGGCTGAGACCAAGCCAGATCTCGTGTTCCAGATTGAGCGAGGGGAAGAGCCGTGGGCCCGGGCTGCCCTGAGCTCAAGGGCAGGAGCAAACTGGAAATGCTTCCCTCCAG ACGCCGAGCCCACCGCCTTGCTCGCATTCTCCTCAACCTCATTGGAGCCCTCCTCTGATGATCCATTTCTACCGGGCTTCCTCCAGCCGTCACACACTCCTTCCCGCTGTCcgtgggcccgggaggcagagctgCAGTACGAAGAAGAGCGAGGAAGCGCCAacaaggaggcagaagaagagaacCTCCCCTTGGGTAGGGCCGTTCAGGATGGGACAGGGCCCAGAAGCAAGGACACTGGGGACAGGGTCTCTTTGTCTGGAGCTTCCTGGGCTAGATCCCCAGCTGCGGAGCGGGACGAGCCCTTGGTTCATGGCCCAGGCGGCTCCTCGGGGTCCTGTGGAGGGCTTGGAGTGGACTTGACCCATGAGCCGGCCCTCCAGAGAGCAGAGGGCCCAGAACTTCCAGCGCTCCAGCGGCAGGCTCAGAGCCTGAAGGAGAATATCGGCAGCATCGTCCAGGAGCTGAGGACGGCAAGACTTCACCTGGCTAGCATAGGGAATGCCCTGCTGGTATGTTCTTCCCAGTTCCTCTCCCGTCCTACAAATGCTCCGGACCCGTAA